A genome region from Altererythrobacter aquiaggeris includes the following:
- the purL gene encoding phosphoribosylformylglycinamidine synthase subunit PurL, with protein sequence MSDSAKQITPEVVEQHGFNEEEYQRVFHALGREPNMVELGIFSVMWSEHCSYKSSRFHLKKLPTQAPWVICGPGENAGVIDIGDNQAAIFKMESHNHPSYIEPYQGAATGVGGILRDVFTMGARPVANLNALRFGRPDHPKMKHLVKGVVAGIGGYGNCVGVPTVGGETNFDPAYDGNILVNAMTVGVADQDRIFYSAATGVGNPIVYVGSKTGRDGIHGATMASADFGDDIEEKRPTVQVGDPFVEKLLIEACLELMATDAIVAIQDMGAAGLTSSSVEMATNGKTGIRLDMSAVPCREEGMTPYEMMLSESQERMLMVLKPGKEAMAEAIFTKWELDFAVIGEVTDTQRMELIFEGETVCDIPLGPLAGDAPEYERPYVSKEEYKVWAKVKPLGDIPESTDIGADLLKMMASPALASRRWIWEQYDSQVGADTLQTGGDAAVVRVHGTPKALAMTTDCTPRYCYADPYEGGKQAVAEAYRNLCAVGARPLAITNCLNFGNPQRPEIMAQFVGCLEGMGEACRALDFPIVSGNVSLYNESKATGGGSAILPTPAIGGVGILEDYSKMARTGFAAPDLQILLIGDGTHDLGQSLWLKELHGIQAGDPPQVNLSRERAAGELVRQLIDSALIWSVHDVSDGGVAVACAEMALAGGIGCKLDSIYDVAAEWFNEIQGVYIVTSMNGAQVAAEAHRKGLYCTALGYTGGDAIVFEGPFSASAVPLADLREASDSFFRDWMAT encoded by the coding sequence TGTTTCACGCCTTGGGGCGCGAACCCAATATGGTCGAGCTTGGGATATTCTCTGTCATGTGGTCGGAGCATTGCAGCTATAAATCATCGCGCTTCCACCTGAAGAAACTGCCCACGCAGGCCCCTTGGGTAATTTGCGGTCCGGGCGAAAATGCCGGTGTTATCGATATCGGCGATAATCAGGCGGCGATCTTCAAGATGGAAAGCCACAACCACCCCTCCTACATCGAGCCTTACCAGGGCGCGGCGACGGGCGTTGGCGGCATATTGCGCGATGTGTTCACCATGGGCGCGCGGCCGGTCGCAAACCTCAACGCGTTGCGATTTGGCCGCCCCGATCACCCCAAGATGAAACATCTTGTAAAGGGCGTTGTCGCGGGTATCGGCGGATATGGCAATTGCGTGGGCGTGCCGACAGTGGGCGGCGAAACCAACTTCGACCCCGCCTATGACGGCAATATCCTCGTCAATGCGATGACCGTGGGCGTCGCGGATCAGGACAGGATTTTCTACAGCGCGGCGACCGGCGTGGGCAATCCCATCGTCTATGTCGGCAGCAAGACGGGCCGCGACGGAATTCATGGTGCGACCATGGCCAGCGCGGACTTCGGCGACGATATCGAGGAAAAGCGCCCCACAGTGCAGGTCGGGGATCCCTTCGTCGAAAAACTGCTGATCGAAGCCTGTCTGGAATTGATGGCAACCGATGCCATCGTGGCGATCCAGGATATGGGCGCAGCGGGGCTGACCTCCTCCAGCGTCGAAATGGCGACCAATGGCAAGACCGGCATCCGGCTGGACATGAGCGCGGTCCCCTGCCGCGAAGAGGGCATGACGCCGTATGAAATGATGCTGTCCGAAAGCCAGGAGCGGATGCTCATGGTGCTGAAACCCGGCAAGGAAGCCATGGCCGAGGCGATCTTCACCAAGTGGGAGCTGGATTTCGCGGTGATCGGCGAAGTCACCGATACGCAGCGGATGGAGCTGATCTTCGAAGGCGAGACGGTATGCGACATTCCATTGGGGCCACTGGCCGGCGATGCACCCGAATATGAGCGGCCTTATGTGTCCAAAGAGGAATATAAGGTGTGGGCGAAGGTCAAACCGCTGGGCGATATTCCCGAAAGCACCGACATTGGCGCGGATTTGCTCAAGATGATGGCCAGCCCTGCGCTCGCCAGCAGGCGGTGGATCTGGGAGCAATATGACAGCCAGGTCGGCGCGGATACGCTGCAAACCGGCGGCGACGCGGCCGTGGTGCGTGTGCATGGCACACCAAAGGCGCTGGCGATGACCACCGATTGCACCCCGCGCTATTGCTATGCCGATCCCTATGAAGGCGGCAAGCAGGCGGTGGCAGAGGCGTATCGGAACCTGTGTGCAGTCGGCGCAAGGCCGCTGGCGATCACCAATTGCCTCAACTTCGGCAACCCGCAGCGCCCTGAAATCATGGCGCAATTCGTCGGTTGTCTTGAAGGAATGGGCGAAGCCTGCCGCGCGCTCGATTTCCCGATCGTAAGCGGAAACGTGTCGCTGTATAACGAAAGCAAGGCCACCGGCGGCGGTAGCGCGATTTTGCCGACACCCGCGATTGGCGGGGTCGGAATTCTGGAGGATTACTCCAAAATGGCCCGCACCGGATTTGCTGCGCCCGATCTGCAAATCCTGCTGATTGGCGACGGCACGCACGATCTGGGCCAATCGCTCTGGTTGAAGGAACTGCACGGTATCCAGGCGGGCGATCCGCCGCAGGTCAATCTTTCGCGCGAACGCGCCGCGGGCGAACTGGTGCGCCAGTTGATCGACAGCGCGCTGATCTGGTCGGTGCACGATGTGTCCGATGGCGGGGTGGCGGTGGCCTGTGCCGAAATGGCGCTGGCGGGCGGCATCGGGTGCAAACTGGATTCGATCTACGATGTCGCTGCCGAATGGTTCAATGAAATCCAGGGGGTTTATATCGTCACTTCGATGAACGGCGCGCAGGTTGCGGCAGAGGCCCACCGTAAGGGACTATATTGCACCGCGCTGGGCTATACCGGCGGCGATGCCATCGTTTTCGAAGGTCCGTTCTCCGCCAGTGCTGTCCCGCTCGCCGACCTCCGCGAGGCCAGCGACAGCTTCTTCCGCGACTGGATGGCTACGTGA